GTTGATGATCGACACGACTTTCTTCGCCACATCGGAGAAGCTGTGCAGTCCGCCCGGCGATGCCTCACCGGACAAAACCTTGGGCGGACCGTTGAGCTCCGCCGGCATGAACTTGCGGAAGAAGGCCTCGACCGCCAGCCGGCCTTCTTTAGTCCGGAGATCGGCACGGACGGCCTCGCGGTCCTCGTGGACGATCACGAGCGTATGGCTGGCCTCGTCGTAGTCGGTCTTGAGGCCGGCCAGCCGCTCGTTGCGCATCAGCATCAGGAAGCGGGTCTTGGGGAAATAGGCGGGCGCCGCCGGGTCAAAGCCGGTCGGGCCATTCTCGATGGCGTAGAGCCGGTCGGCCGGCAGGGTCAGCCCGGCCGTGAGGGTCACCCGGGGTAGTTTCTGGGGCGAAAGGCCCTTAACCGGGTAGCGGTAGATTGCGTCGATAATGGCCTGGTCTGTCATGGAAACCGCTAAGCTCAGGGGGTTAATC
The Pseudolabrys sp. FHR47 genome window above contains:
- a CDS encoding MOSC domain-containing protein, which translates into the protein MTDQAIIDAIYRYPVKGLSPQKLPRVTLTAGLTLPADRLYAIENGPTGFDPAAPAYFPKTRFLMLMRNERLAGLKTDYDEASHTLVIVHEDREAVRADLRTKEGRLAVEAFFRKFMPAELNGPPKVLSGEASPGGLHSFSDVAKKVVSIINLASVAAVESAIGQPVDPLRFRGNLYVTGWPAWREFDLLDQEIEVGDKVRLKVVKRIVRCAATNVDPVTAARDLNIPKSLMQTFNHMDCGIYAEVIEGGDIADGDTLKVNALL